The Symphalangus syndactylus isolate Jambi chromosome 3, NHGRI_mSymSyn1-v2.1_pri, whole genome shotgun sequence genome has a segment encoding these proteins:
- the ROBO3 gene encoding roundabout homolog 3 isoform X2 codes for MGLGPAPYPWLADSWPHPSRSPSAQEPRGSCCPSNPDPDDRYYNGAKGGKVKLLGKAVQMPSLNWPEALPPPPPSCELSCLEGPEEELEGSSEPEEWCPPMPERGHLTEPSSSGGCLVTPSRRETPSPTPSYGQQSTATLTPSPPDPPQPPTDMPHLHQMPRRVPLGPSSPLSVSQPTLGIREVRPAGLGAGPAASPHLSPSPAPSTASSAPGRTWQGNGEMTPPLQGPPARFRKKPKALAYRRENSPGDLPPPPLPPPEEEVSWTLELRAAGSMSSLERERSGERKAVQAVPLAAQRGLHPDEEAWLPYSRPSFLSRGQGTSTCSTAGSNSSRGSSSSRGSRGPGRSRSQSRSQSQRPGQKRREEPR; via the exons ATGGGCCTTGGCCCCGCCCCCTACCCATGGCTGGCAGATTCGTGGCCCCACCCATCTCGAAGCCCCTCGGCTCAGGAACCCAGGGGAAGCTGCTGCCCCAGCAATCCTGACCCGGACGACAGATATTACAATG GAGCCAAGGGAGGCAAAGTGAAGCTTCTGGGGAAAGCTGTGCAGATGCCCTCTCTGAACTGGCCAgaagccctgcccccacctcctcctTCTTGTGAACTGAGCTGCCTAGAGGGGCCCGAGGAGGAGCTGGAGGGCAG CTCAGAGCCAGAGGAGTGGTGCCCGCCAATGCCTGAGAGAGGTCACCTGACAGAGCCCAGCTCCAGTGGGGGGTGCCTTGTCACTCCATCCCGAAGGGAAACCCCCTCTCCCACGCCTTCCTATGGACAGCAGTCCACAGCCACTCTTACGCCCTCACCTCCtgaccctccccagcccccaactGACATGCCCCATCTCCATCAGATGCCCAG GAGGGTGCCCCTTGGGCCGAGTTCCCCTCTCAGTGTATCCCAGCCCACGCTGGGCATCCGTGAAGTGAGGCCTGCTGGCTTGGGTGCTGGCCCTGCAGCCtcaccccacctcagccccagTCCTGCCCCTAGCACAGCCAGCAGTGCCCCAG GAAGAACCTGGCAGGGGAATGGGGAGATGACTCCCCCACTTCAAGGACCCCCTGCTCGATTCCGGAAGAAACCCAAGGCTCTTGCCTACAGGAGGGAGAACAGTCCTGGGG ACTTGCCCCCACCCCCCTTGCCACCGCCGGAGGAAGAGGTGAGCTGGACCCTAGAGCTGAGGGCAGCAGGCAGCATGTCCTCCCTGGAGCGCGAGCGCAGCGGGGAGAGGAAAGCGGTACAGGCTGTGCCTCTGGCAGCCCAGCGGGGGCTCCACCCGGATG AAGAGGCCTGGCTCCCGTACAGCAGACCAAGCTTCCTGTCCCGGGGCCAGGGCACCAGCACGTGTTCCACGGCTGGCAGCAACTCTTCTAGGGGCTCCAGCAGCTCTAGGGGCTCCCGGGGCCCTGGCCGGAGCCGGAGTCAGAGCCGGAGCCAGAGCCAAAGGCCAGGACAGAAACGCCGAGAG gAACCAAGATGA
- the ROBO3 gene encoding roundabout homolog 3 isoform X3, producing the protein MGLGPAPYPWLADSWPHPSRSPSAQEPRGSCCPSNPDPDDRYYNEAGISLYLAQTARGTAAPGEGPVYSTIDPAGEELQTFHAGFPQHPSGDLGPWSQYAPPEWSQGDSGAKGGKVKLLGKAVQMPSLNWPEALPPPPPSCELSCLEGPEEELEGSSEPEEWCPPMPERGHLTEPSSSGGCLVTPSRRETPSPTPSYGQQSTATLTPSPPDPPQPPTDMPHLHQMPRRVPLGPSSPLSVSQPTLGIREVRPAGLGAGPAASPHLSPSPAPSTASSAPGRTWQGNGEMTPPLQGPPARFRKKPKALAYRRENSPGDLPPPPLPPPEEEVSWTLELRAAGSMSSLERERSGERKAVQAVPLAAQRGLHPDEEAWLPYSRPSFLSRGQGTSTCSTAGSNSSRGSSSSRGSRGPGRSRSQSRSQSQRPGQKRREEPR; encoded by the exons ATGGGCCTTGGCCCCGCCCCCTACCCATGGCTGGCAGATTCGTGGCCCCACCCATCTCGAAGCCCCTCGGCTCAGGAACCCAGGGGAAGCTGCTGCCCCAGCAATCCTGACCCGGACGACAGATATTACAATG AAGCAGGAATCTCCCTGTATCTGGCTCAGACGGCCCGGGGCACGGCCGCCCCTGGCGAGGGTCCTGTCTATAGCACCATTGACCCAGCGGGGGAGGAGCTGCAGACCTTCCATGCGGGCTTCCCCCAACATCCCTCAGGAGATCTGGGTCCCTGGAGCCAGTACGCTCCTCCAGAGTGGAGCCAGGGGGACAGTG GAGCCAAGGGAGGCAAAGTGAAGCTTCTGGGGAAAGCTGTGCAGATGCCCTCTCTGAACTGGCCAgaagccctgcccccacctcctcctTCTTGTGAACTGAGCTGCCTAGAGGGGCCCGAGGAGGAGCTGGAGGGCAG CTCAGAGCCAGAGGAGTGGTGCCCGCCAATGCCTGAGAGAGGTCACCTGACAGAGCCCAGCTCCAGTGGGGGGTGCCTTGTCACTCCATCCCGAAGGGAAACCCCCTCTCCCACGCCTTCCTATGGACAGCAGTCCACAGCCACTCTTACGCCCTCACCTCCtgaccctccccagcccccaactGACATGCCCCATCTCCATCAGATGCCCAG GAGGGTGCCCCTTGGGCCGAGTTCCCCTCTCAGTGTATCCCAGCCCACGCTGGGCATCCGTGAAGTGAGGCCTGCTGGCTTGGGTGCTGGCCCTGCAGCCtcaccccacctcagccccagTCCTGCCCCTAGCACAGCCAGCAGTGCCCCAG GAAGAACCTGGCAGGGGAATGGGGAGATGACTCCCCCACTTCAAGGACCCCCTGCTCGATTCCGGAAGAAACCCAAGGCTCTTGCCTACAGGAGGGAGAACAGTCCTGGGG ACTTGCCCCCACCCCCCTTGCCACCGCCGGAGGAAGAGGTGAGCTGGACCCTAGAGCTGAGGGCAGCAGGCAGCATGTCCTCCCTGGAGCGCGAGCGCAGCGGGGAGAGGAAAGCGGTACAGGCTGTGCCTCTGGCAGCCCAGCGGGGGCTCCACCCGGATG AAGAGGCCTGGCTCCCGTACAGCAGACCAAGCTTCCTGTCCCGGGGCCAGGGCACCAGCACGTGTTCCACGGCTGGCAGCAACTCTTCTAGGGGCTCCAGCAGCTCTAGGGGCTCCCGGGGCCCTGGCCGGAGCCGGAGTCAGAGCCGGAGCCAGAGCCAAAGGCCAGGACAGAAACGCCGAGAG gAACCAAGATGA